CTATACCAGCTGTAAATGCATCTCCAGCTCCTGTAATATCAACAGCTTTAATTTCAGGATTATTAATTAGTCCATGTTTTTCTTTATTCATATAAAACAGACCCTCTTTACCTAGAGTAATATAGATATTTTTTACACCTTGTTCTAAAAGTTTTTGACCTGCTAATATCATACTTTCTTCATCTTTTATATTGATTCCTGTTAAAAGTTCTGCTTCTATTTTATTAGGTTTAATAGAATGAATTTTATTAAGAATATTTTTTATTTTTTTTGTTTTTGTAGTTGATACTAGATCAACTATTATTTTCTTATTAAATGTAGAAATATATTCAATAACATCTTGACGTAGGTTTGTGTCTATAACTAAAACATCAGATTCATTAATATATTTTTCTTTACTTTTTATATAATCTATATCTAGTTTTTCTAGTATAGACATACTTGCAATTGCTACTATCATCTCATTTTCATCATTTAATACAGATAAATAAGTTGATAAAGATTCATTAGGTATAACCAAACAATTAGACATATCAACTTTCTTATTATTCATATAATTTAACAATGAAATAGAAAATTCATCATCACCTATTGGTGCTATAAATTTAGTATCTAAATTTAAATGAGCCAGATTTTCTGTAATATTTCTTGCTACACCACCAAATCCTTTTTCTATTTTACCAGGATTTGAATCATTTAGTATAATAGAATTATATGAAAATCCTTGTATATCGATGTTAGCACCACCTATAATACAAATCATAATACACCTCTTTTAATTTATATATACTAAGTCTAACATATTGCCTTTATATAGTCAATTGATAAAAGAGTTCATTTTATTGACAAAAATATATGGGGGGGGGTATAACATGATAAAGAGATGATAGGAGGAAGTATGATAAATAAGGGAATCATTATAGGACTTATGACAATAAGCACAACAACATTAGGAGCAGAATACTATGTTATTAATGAAAGTAAAGTTAACTTAGGTCATGAAGGAACATTTAAAAAAGATATATCAACTGGAATAAAACTAGGTACGGTATTTGGAAATAACAAAAAAGAAGTAGGAGTATTTACAGGAGGACAAGTAGGCTATAAAGATAAAGCAGAAGGAAGAGCACATTTTGGAGCAAATTTAAAAATGAAAGTAAGAGAGGATATAGAACTAATAATAAATGCCTCATATCAATATATGGATAAAGAAGCTCTTGAATGGTCTGTAAAAGAATTATTAAAGAGTAGAGGAGAGTGGGATAGTAAATTTGAGAAAGATAAAGGAGCATTAAAAGCATATTATCATAGTCAAGGATTTAGATTTAAAGATGGAGAAAACCTATTTTCAGGTATAGTAAATTATGATAATAAGAATTATAAACTACATACAGGATTAATATATACAGCAGATTATGTAACGACTGGAGATGGAAAAAATAGATTTAGATTTGAAAACTTTGCAACAATAAGTACAAGTAAAGGAAAACATGATATAGAGGGTACTATTAACTATAAGTTAAAGAAGGATACATATAAGCATGGGGGAAGATTAAAGTTAGAGTTAAATACATTAAGTAGATTAGATAAGATAGATATACATAATAAGGGAGAGCTTTACTTAGGGACAATAGCACCAAATAAGAAGAATTATTCAATATTATTAGAAAATGGGATTAAACATAAGACAAATAATTTAGAGATAAATACGACATTAAATTCAGGAGTAGTATTTAAGGAGATAGAGAAAAGTACAAAAGCAGACAGTTTAAAAATATTATACAAACCAGAATTAAAAGTTAATGTAAAATATAATAAGGGTAGTATAGATATAGAATCAAAGAATAAGTTAATGGGAAGAGTAGAGACAAAGGGGTAAAAACTAAACCAAGATGA
The genomic region above belongs to Streptobacillus moniliformis DSM 12112 and contains:
- a CDS encoding carbohydrate kinase family protein — translated: MICIIGGANIDIQGFSYNSIILNDSNPGKIEKGFGGVARNITENLAHLNLDTKFIAPIGDDEFSISLLNYMNNKKVDMSNCLVIPNESLSTYLSVLNDENEMIVAIASMSILEKLDIDYIKSKEKYINESDVLVIDTNLRQDVIEYISTFNKKIIVDLVSTTKTKKIKNILNKIHSIKPNKIEAELLTGINIKDEESMILAGQKLLEQGVKNIYITLGKEGLFYMNKEKHGLINNPEIKAVDITGAGDAFTAGIAYSVKNGYDIEKSAKISMTMSVINVTNLGTCYQGLTEDLLNNNLKKYFNIEL